The DNA region CAGCTGCGATCGATTCAGCGTCAGTAACGTCTAAAAAAATCGGAATCAGCCTTTGTGATCCTTTCTGTTTAAGTGTTTGAGCATCAATATCTTGACGCACCCCAGCAAAAACAGAGAAGCCCAACTGGTCTAAAAGCAAAGCACACGCCTGACCAATTCCTGTTGATGCTCCTGTAACCACTACTGTGCGCTGATTTCCTGCAACCATTAACTCTCTCCGTATGATGATGAAATTACTGAAATTACGGGCGTTGCTGAATTGAAGAATCTGGATGTAGAGACGTAGCTTTTCTTCGTCTCTCCAAGGATTTTGGTATTATGCAAAATCATTTTCATACATGGAATCAGCAACGCCAAATTACGAATTACGCATTAGTTTAGTCTCTGCAAGTACCAGCACGAAGACAATCTTCGGTTTGGTCATCTCTAGCTGATATTTGCCACGGGAATTTATCTAACTGAGAATTTGTGCTGTAAACAACTAGAGCAGTTACTACGGGAAGCTGGTTTTCGACAATTGACATGTCACCACTACAAGTATTGCCTAGTTGAGCATTGTATAAATACACAGGCAATGCCATCAGTCCAATGCAAATTGTCTGATTCATAACACCTCAGCAAAAAATTTCCGATTACGCTATGTATGTATAGATACCACCTTGATGAACCGGATTTCCAAACTGAGTATTGTTATGATGTTGTGTCAATTTACTCAGCGCTAGCCGCAGAGACGTAATTTCTAAATTATCGGTTCCACTCTTTTTTTAGGTTCAACATTGCCTACAAGATGGCTTACTACTAATTTATGCAGATGCAATCCGAAAAAACAGGACAAAAAACCCACAGCATTGAAAAACATATCTTGCTAGCCGCATTCCCCAGATAAAATAATGAAGAGTGCTGAGTCACCGCAATGGCCGATGACCAACAAAAAAAGATACAAGCCCATAAATAAATTAAATTTAGGGGATTGTTAATTTTAAATTTTGAATTTTGAATTCGGAGCGAAGCGACGTGACGCCTTCACAAGACGTAGATACTATAAACGTTCCCAACATCGACCCAGAAGAATATGACAACTCAGACACCGATCCTCTCGATGAGTTGCCAGGTGAAGTTGAAATGTCCCTTTTCGACCACCTCGAAGAGTTGCGACAGCGCATTTTCTATTCTCTGATTGCCGTAGCAGTGGGTATTATTGGCTGTTTCTTTGCCGTTAAGCCCATTGTCCAACTACTTGAGGTTCCCGCACAAGGAGTAAAATTTCTTCAACTTGCACCCGGAGAGTATTTCTTTGTCTCCGTGAAAGTTGCAGCCTACACTGGCCTCATACTTACTAGTCCTTTTATTCTTTACCAGATTATCCAGTTTGTGCTTCCAGGACTAACCCGCCGTGAGCGCCGGATACTGGGGCCTGTGGTTTTGGGTTCTAGTCTGCTGTTTGGAGCAGGGTTAGTATTTGCCTATTTACTGCTTATCCCCGCAGCGTTAAAATTTTTCATCAGCTACGGAGCAGATGTTGTTGAACAACTTTGGTCAATTGATAAATATTTTGAATTTGTGCTGCTACTGTTATTCAGCACTGGTTTAGCATTTCAAATTCCGATCATCCAACTGTTGCTCGGTAATTTGAACATTGTCTCGTCTGAACGAATGGTTGCTGGTTGGCGTTACGTAATTATGGGAGCAGTCGTTTTAGGAGCAGTGCTTACACCTTCTACTGACCCCTTAACTCAAAGTCTTTTAGCCGGAGCAGTCTTAGGGCTTTATTTCGGTGGTGTTGGACTGGTTAAACTTACAGGTAAATAACGATATTCCAAAAAATCTCAACTTAGTTTTAGTTAAGGAGCGCAGTTAGTAAGATCCTAACCACTATTTCCAACTCTTCGGTAACACGATAAAGGTTGATTGCTTGCTCAATATGTTGTGTTTGTCGGTATAATCTGCCAAATTGCCAAACATTACCTGTTGTTACTGCTCCTAATATTTCTGTTTGAGTCGAATCAGTCCACCTATCAAGAGCTATCATCTCAGTTGCCAGTTGTGTAAATCCCCTATTTATATCTGCTTGCTTGGCTTCAATCACAATTAAATTAGTTTGTGTTCTGAGGAAATAATCTAAATTACCTTGAAGTCGGTTATCAACTTTAATAGTGTATTCAATTCGTAATTTAGCACGGGAATAGTGAATTAAATCGGTAACAATTGGCGCAATTAGCATTTCCCGGCGTGTAGCTTCGTTCTCCAAATCTACATAGGGTAAAACTTCCTCAATTCGATGCTTGAGGTCACTAAGTCGGTCTAATGTACCAGAATATTGTGGTAAATCAAGAAATTTGCGCTCGAAGGAATAGCCAAATTCAGCAACTAAATCGTCAACCGCAAATCCTAACTCAAAGTAATTACTAAAAGTATACGAGCGATTTGGATCTAGCAATGGTTGGCGGCTCATTTAAGTTTCCTGCAATTTGTCAATATCTTTCCGAAGGCATTTTTGTATAAAAAAGACTTTAATTACTCAAAAAATTATTAATGCTAATGCAATAGTAGGTCATAATATCCATTCCGAAGAACGTTCACCCAAATCTAGAGGAATGCTGACAGCTTTGCCGAGTCGGGGGCGATCGCGTGTTTGGGTAATATATGTTTGTACCTGCGTTGACCCACCCAAGGCATGAAGATAATTAGCAATGGTGTCAAGATGCTCTTGGTACTCCGCCTCACTCAAGGGAAAAGAAGCTTGCTCCAAGTATTTCCACATGACTTGCAAAAATATCTTTCCCTGTGCCCGTCGAAACTGGACATCATAGGAATATCCCCACTTATCAAGCAACATCTGACGTAATTCCTGTCCTGTCATAGCTTTTCTCAATCAGATTTTACATTTAGTTATGATGTTAAGTTCCGTGACTCCAGTATGATAAGGATA from Nostoc commune NIES-4072 includes:
- the tatC gene encoding twin-arginine translocase subunit TatC, translated to MTPSQDVDTINVPNIDPEEYDNSDTDPLDELPGEVEMSLFDHLEELRQRIFYSLIAVAVGIIGCFFAVKPIVQLLEVPAQGVKFLQLAPGEYFFVSVKVAAYTGLILTSPFILYQIIQFVLPGLTRRERRILGPVVLGSSLLFGAGLVFAYLLLIPAALKFFISYGADVVEQLWSIDKYFEFVLLLLFSTGLAFQIPIIQLLLGNLNIVSSERMVAGWRYVIMGAVVLGAVLTPSTDPLTQSLLAGAVLGLYFGGVGLVKLTGK
- a CDS encoding DUF3067 family protein, with the translated sequence MTGQELRQMLLDKWGYSYDVQFRRAQGKIFLQVMWKYLEQASFPLSEAEYQEHLDTIANYLHALGGSTQVQTYITQTRDRPRLGKAVSIPLDLGERSSEWIL